The Leclercia sp. S52 genome has a segment encoding these proteins:
- the clcA gene encoding H(+)/Cl(-) exchange transporter ClcA, which yields MKSDSPSFEEQQFARARYRISIRRLLNRDKTPLAILLGAAVVGTLAGLVGVAFEKAVNAVLNWRIGTVAGYADRDVLVWILAFGLSALLAMVGYFLVRKFAPEAGGSGIPEIEGALEELRPVRWWRVLPVKFIGGMGTLGAGMVLGREGPTVQLGGNVGRMVSDLFRMRSAEARHTLLATGAAAGLSAAFNAPLAGILFIIEEMRAQFRYNLISIKAVFTGVIMSSIVFRLFNGEGAVIEVGKLTNAPVNTLWLYLILGMIFGIVGPLFNALIIRAQDMFQRIHGGNTTKWVLVGGLLGGVCGVLGFIEPNAAGGGFGLIPIAAAGNFSIGLLLFMFISRVITTVLCFSSGAPGGIFAPMLALGTLLGTAFGMAAAAGFPAWHLEAGTFAIAGMGALLAASLRAPLTGIVLVLEMTDNYQLILPMIITCLGATLLAQFLGGKPLYSTILARTLAKQNT from the coding sequence ATGAAATCAGATTCTCCCTCATTTGAAGAACAACAGTTTGCGCGGGCGCGATACCGTATCAGCATCCGGCGGCTGCTCAACCGCGACAAAACACCGCTGGCGATTTTGCTGGGCGCGGCGGTTGTCGGCACCCTGGCGGGGCTGGTAGGCGTCGCGTTCGAAAAGGCCGTCAATGCCGTGCTGAACTGGCGTATTGGCACCGTGGCGGGTTATGCCGATCGTGACGTGCTGGTCTGGATCCTGGCGTTTGGTTTATCTGCCCTGTTGGCGATGGTCGGTTATTTTCTGGTGCGTAAATTCGCCCCGGAAGCGGGTGGCTCGGGGATCCCTGAGATAGAAGGGGCGCTTGAAGAGCTGCGCCCGGTCCGCTGGTGGCGCGTCCTTCCCGTCAAGTTTATTGGCGGGATGGGGACGCTGGGCGCAGGGATGGTGCTCGGGCGGGAAGGGCCGACCGTACAGCTGGGCGGTAACGTTGGCCGTATGGTCAGCGACCTGTTCAGGATGCGCAGCGCGGAAGCACGCCATACGTTGCTGGCAACCGGTGCCGCCGCAGGGCTTTCCGCCGCCTTTAATGCCCCGCTGGCGGGGATCCTGTTTATCATCGAGGAGATGCGCGCTCAGTTTCGCTATAACCTGATCTCGATTAAAGCGGTATTCACCGGCGTGATTATGTCGAGCATTGTCTTTCGGCTTTTCAATGGCGAAGGGGCGGTGATTGAGGTCGGTAAGTTGACCAACGCGCCGGTCAATACGCTGTGGCTGTATCTGATCCTCGGCATGATTTTTGGCATTGTCGGCCCGCTGTTTAATGCCCTCATTATTCGCGCTCAGGATATGTTCCAGCGGATCCACGGCGGTAATACGACCAAATGGGTGCTGGTGGGCGGCCTGCTGGGGGGCGTGTGCGGCGTGCTGGGCTTTATCGAACCCAACGCGGCAGGCGGTGGCTTTGGCCTGATCCCCATTGCGGCGGCGGGTAATTTCAGCATCGGTCTGCTGCTGTTTATGTTTATCTCCCGGGTTATCACCACCGTACTCTGCTTCTCATCCGGCGCGCCCGGGGGTATTTTTGCTCCGATGCTGGCGTTGGGCACGTTGCTGGGCACGGCCTTTGGCATGGCCGCTGCCGCAGGTTTCCCGGCCTGGCATCTTGAGGCCGGCACCTTTGCCATCGCCGGAATGGGGGCGCTGCTGGCGGCATCGCTGCGCGCGCCGCTGACCGGCATCGTGCTGGTGCTGGAGATGACCGACAATTACCAGCTCATTTTGCCAATGATCATTACCTGCCTGGGGGCCACACTATTAGCCCAGTTCCTTGGCGGAAAACCGCTATACTCCACCATTCTTGCCCGTACCCTGGCGAAGCAGAATACTTGA
- the hemL gene encoding glutamate-1-semialdehyde 2,1-aminomutase: protein MSKSENLYSAARELIPGGVNSPVRAFTGVGGTPLFIERADGAYLYDVDGKAYIDYVGSWGPMVLGHNHPAIRNAVIEAAQRGLSFGAPTEMEVKMAELVTELVPTMDMVRMVNSGTEATMSAIRLARGFTGRDKIIKFEGCYHGHADCLLVKAGSGALTLGQPNSPGVPADFAKHTLTCTYNDLDSVRAAFEQYPQEIACIIVEPVAGNMNCIPPQPGFLQGLRALCDEFGALLIIDEVMTGFRVALAGAQAYYDVVPDLTCLGKIIGGGMPVGAFGGRREVMDALAPTGPVYQAGTLSGNPIAMAAGFACLTEVAQPGIHSTLTERTTQLANGLLDAAEDAGIPLVVNHVGGMFGIFFTDAKTVTSYQDVVKCDVERFKRFFHLMLEEGVYLAPSAFEAGFMSVAHSEEDINNTIDAARRVFMKL from the coding sequence ATGAGCAAGTCTGAAAACCTCTACAGTGCAGCCCGCGAGCTTATCCCCGGCGGTGTGAACTCCCCGGTCCGTGCCTTTACCGGCGTGGGCGGTACACCGCTGTTTATCGAACGTGCCGATGGTGCCTATCTGTACGATGTGGATGGCAAAGCCTATATCGATTATGTCGGCTCATGGGGCCCGATGGTGCTGGGTCACAACCACCCGGCGATCCGCAACGCGGTGATCGAAGCGGCACAGCGCGGATTAAGTTTCGGCGCGCCGACCGAGATGGAAGTGAAAATGGCAGAGCTGGTGACCGAGCTGGTGCCAACCATGGATATGGTGCGCATGGTGAACTCCGGTACCGAAGCCACCATGAGCGCCATCCGTCTGGCCCGCGGCTTTACCGGTCGCGACAAAATCATCAAATTCGAAGGCTGCTACCACGGTCACGCGGACTGCCTGCTGGTGAAAGCCGGTTCCGGCGCGCTGACCCTCGGCCAGCCGAACTCCCCGGGCGTACCGGCGGACTTCGCGAAGCATACCCTGACCTGCACCTATAACGATCTCGACTCCGTGCGTGCAGCCTTTGAGCAGTATCCGCAGGAGATCGCCTGCATTATCGTCGAACCGGTAGCGGGCAACATGAACTGCATTCCACCGCAGCCGGGCTTCCTGCAGGGCCTGCGGGCGCTGTGCGACGAGTTCGGCGCGCTGCTGATTATCGACGAAGTGATGACCGGTTTCCGCGTGGCCCTCGCGGGTGCGCAGGCCTATTACGACGTTGTGCCTGATCTGACCTGTCTGGGCAAAATCATCGGCGGCGGCATGCCGGTAGGCGCCTTTGGTGGCCGCAGGGAGGTGATGGACGCGCTGGCACCAACCGGCCCGGTCTATCAGGCCGGTACGCTCTCCGGTAACCCGATCGCCATGGCGGCCGGTTTCGCCTGCCTGACCGAAGTGGCGCAGCCGGGTATTCATTCCACCCTCACCGAGCGCACCACTCAGCTGGCAAACGGCCTGTTGGATGCAGCTGAAGACGCGGGTATTCCGCTGGTGGTTAACCACGTCGGCGGCATGTTCGGCATCTTCTTCACCGACGCGAAAACCGTGACAAGCTATCAGGACGTGGTGAAGTGCGACGTTGAGCGCTTCAAGCGTTTCTTCCATCTGATGCTGGAGGAAGGTGTCTACCTGGCGCCGTCGGCCTTTGAGGCAGGCTTTATGTCGGTCGCGCATAGCGAAGAGGATATCAACAACACTATCGACGCGGCGCGTCGGGTGTTCATGAAGCTCTGA
- the fhuD gene encoding Fe(3+)-hydroxamate ABC transporter substrate-binding protein FhuD, whose amino-acid sequence MMPDLMISRRRLLTAMALSPLLWKMGTAHAAAVDPHRIVALEWLPVELLLALGVTPYGVADIPNYTLWVNEPRLPETVIDIGLRTEPNLELLTQMKPSYLVWSAGYGPSEEKLARIAPGRGFAFSDGKKPLINARKSLSEMAQLLNMEAAAREHLDHFDSVIDSYKPRFAGRGDRPLLMVTLLDARHMLVFGNNCLFQEVLDRYGIKNAWEGEMTFWGSTAVGIDRLAMFRDVDVLCFDHGNEREMQTLMATPLWQAMPFVRQQRVKRVPAVWFYGATLSAMHFARVLDSALGGQA is encoded by the coding sequence TTGATGCCTGATTTAATGATTAGCCGTCGTCGGCTGTTGACGGCCATGGCCCTCTCGCCGCTGCTGTGGAAAATGGGTACGGCGCATGCCGCCGCCGTCGATCCCCATCGCATTGTGGCCCTCGAGTGGCTGCCGGTCGAGCTGCTGCTGGCGCTCGGCGTTACTCCCTACGGCGTGGCCGATATTCCCAACTACACCCTTTGGGTGAACGAGCCGCGTCTGCCGGAAACGGTGATCGACATTGGCCTGCGTACCGAGCCTAACCTCGAGCTGCTCACCCAGATGAAACCGTCGTACCTGGTCTGGTCGGCCGGGTATGGTCCGTCGGAAGAGAAGCTGGCGCGGATTGCCCCGGGGCGCGGGTTCGCCTTTAGCGACGGCAAAAAACCGCTGATCAACGCCCGTAAATCCTTAAGCGAGATGGCGCAGCTGCTGAATATGGAAGCGGCGGCCCGCGAGCATCTGGATCATTTCGACAGCGTGATCGACAGCTACAAACCGCGTTTTGCCGGCCGGGGCGATCGCCCGCTGCTGATGGTGACCCTGCTCGATGCCCGTCATATGCTGGTGTTTGGCAATAACTGCCTGTTCCAGGAAGTGCTGGATCGCTATGGAATTAAAAACGCCTGGGAAGGGGAGATGACCTTCTGGGGCAGCACCGCCGTCGGCATCGACCGTCTGGCCATGTTCCGCGATGTGGACGTGCTGTGCTTCGATCACGGCAACGAGCGTGAGATGCAGACCTTAATGGCGACGCCGCTGTGGCAGGCGATGCCGTTTGTCCGCCAGCAGCGCGTCAAACGCGTCCCGGCGGTGTGGTTCTACGGTGCGACGCTGTCGGCCATGCACTTTGCCCGCGTGCTGGATAGCGCGCTGGGAGGTCAGGCATGA